Genomic window (Psychromonas sp. L1A2):
ACTTTTTCATTGGATAATACCGTTGTAATATCTTTCAATAAGCCATTTCGATCATCTGCAATTAAACGTAATGTCAGTGTATAACCCGATGACTGGGAATCTCCCCAGTTTGCATTAATAATACGTTCTGGATGCGCTTCTTCTAAATCCGCTAATTGTTCACAGTTCTTTCTATGAATTGAAATACCACGCCCTTGCGTAATATACCCAACAATACCTTCACCAGGCACTGGCTGACAACATCTTGCAATGTTATGCATTAAATCAGCTACACCATCAATAATAATGTCTTTACCTGTATTTTTAGGCGCTATTTGTATTTTACGGTTTTGTAACTCTAATAGTGCAGCGGCATCTTGTTGTTCTAGTGTTTGTTGATGATAAAAACCATCTAAAAAGTGAACAAGTTGGTTAAGACGTAAATCACCATTACCAATTCCCGCATAGATATCATCTGTTGTACCGACATTAAAACGCGTGATTGCAGGTGTAATATCCGTTAACTTCAAATCAATTTTAACAAGTTCAACTTCTAGTAACTCACGACCTGCAATAATATTTTTATCGCGATCTTGTTTTCTAAACCAAGTAGCCACTTTATGTCGCGCTCTTGGCGCATTAATATACCCAAGTTGCGGATTTAACCAATCACGACTTGGATTCGGTTCTTTTTGAGTCAGAATTTCAATTTGATCACCGGTTTTTAATTGATATGTAAAAGGAACAATATGATTTGCTACTTTTGCACCAATACAACGATGCCCAATCAGACTATGAATATAATAAGCAAAATCAAGTGGTGTAGAGCCTGCAGGTAAATCGATGACTTCACCTTTAGGTGTAAAGACATAAACGCGGTCGTTAAATACTTGGCTACGAATCTCTTCAACTAAATCATCGCCATCGGTCATATCCTCTTGCCATGCTAAGAGTTTACGTAACCATGCGATTTTTTCTTCGTAGTTACTGGCTGATTTCCCACCAGCATTACCTTCTTTGTATTTCCAATGTGCTGCAACGCCCATTTCCGAGTCTTCATGCATTTGCTGAGTACGTATCTGAACTTCAACAGGTTTACCACTATCTCCTAATACAACGGTATGAATTGATTGGTAACCGTTGGGTTTAGGGTTGGCGATGTAATCATCGAACTCACGGGGAATATGACGCCATTTAGTATGTATTGCACCTAGTGCGGCATAGCAATCTTGTAGCTTTTCAACCACGACACGTACTGCTCTTACATCATAGAGTTCATCAAATTGCAGATCTTTTTTCTGCATTTTTCTATAAATGCTATAAATATGTTTAGGCCGACCATAAGCCGTCCCTTCTATGTTCATTTCAGCTAGCGATGATTTAACGGTTTCAACAAAGTCTTGGATATAGTTTTCGCGGTCAATGCGTTTTTCATCAAGTTGCTTAGCTATATTTTTATAGGTTTCTGCTTGTAGGTAACGAAAAGAAAGGTCTTCTAATTCCCACTTTAGCTGCCCTATTCCCAAACGATTTGCTAATGGTGCGTAGATGGTTGATATTTCATGTGCCAGTTTAACTTTAGTGTCTTCATCGGCAATTTTAACTTGGCGAAGATAGCATATTCGCTCAGCGAGCTTTATCACTACAGCACGAACATCTTCAACCATTGCCAATAGCATGTGTCGTAAATTGTCAACTTGAGATTCGGCGTTTTGTTTATTGCCACGGCTTTGTAAGGCTCTAATCCCTTCCATTTCCATTGCGCCTTTTGCTAATTTAGCAATACGCTTTGGCCATAGTTCATCAACTTTTTCAGTGCTTAAAACATCTTGTGCGAGTAAAGGAAAGATTAATGCAGCATTTAAAGTATCCATATCCATGTTCAAAGTAACGAGGATCTCAACCATTTCACAGCCTAATTGCAATGCAATAATCTGTTGTTCCGAGTCACACAACTCACTCACTTTATTATAATTTTCGAATAAGTTACTTTGATCTTGTTTACTTAAACCAAATGTTGTCACCCATTTATCTGGGGCTTTTAAGGCACTTTGGTAAAAGTGTGTATCACGAACTGAAACCATCTAACTCTCCAAAAAAGTAGCTGAATATTTAAGTTGGAAGCAAAAAATTAACACTTATTAAGGACATGTTTAAATACCTGGTCATCACCTTAAAAAAGGATAAATGTAGACGTTATCCCTTCTGACTTAATTCACATGAAGCGATTCTATTTTATAGAGTGCTTCCAATTAATTTATATTTTGAATCGCCAACTAAAAAATCATTCAATCAAAAAACTAATAATACTTAAAATTATTAACTTATAAAGTCATTGTCTCTTTATTATTGTGACAATGGCCTTTTAAACGTTGATTATTTTTTAGTAAATAATGCCATTGACTCCATATGTGCTGTTTGTGGGAACATATCAATCAGACCTAATTTAGCTAATGTATAACCTTGCTCTAATAGTAATGCACTATCTCTTGCTAATGTCACAGGATCACATGAAACATACAAAATATGACTTGGCTTTTTATTAGCGACAAACGCCATACACTCGGCAGCACCCGCTCGAGCAGGATCGAGTAGTATTTTATCGTAACGTAGTTGTGCCCAATCTGCTTTTAATTCATTCAAGTCACTTAAATCTGCTTGATAAAAGGCAACATTCGTTAAATGACAATGCAAAGCATTCT
Coding sequences:
- the relA gene encoding GTP diphosphokinase, whose translation is MVSVRDTHFYQSALKAPDKWVTTFGLSKQDQSNLFENYNKVSELCDSEQQIIALQLGCEMVEILVTLNMDMDTLNAALIFPLLAQDVLSTEKVDELWPKRIAKLAKGAMEMEGIRALQSRGNKQNAESQVDNLRHMLLAMVEDVRAVVIKLAERICYLRQVKIADEDTKVKLAHEISTIYAPLANRLGIGQLKWELEDLSFRYLQAETYKNIAKQLDEKRIDRENYIQDFVETVKSSLAEMNIEGTAYGRPKHIYSIYRKMQKKDLQFDELYDVRAVRVVVEKLQDCYAALGAIHTKWRHIPREFDDYIANPKPNGYQSIHTVVLGDSGKPVEVQIRTQQMHEDSEMGVAAHWKYKEGNAGGKSASNYEEKIAWLRKLLAWQEDMTDGDDLVEEIRSQVFNDRVYVFTPKGEVIDLPAGSTPLDFAYYIHSLIGHRCIGAKVANHIVPFTYQLKTGDQIEILTQKEPNPSRDWLNPQLGYINAPRARHKVATWFRKQDRDKNIIAGRELLEVELVKIDLKLTDITPAITRFNVGTTDDIYAGIGNGDLRLNQLVHFLDGFYHQQTLEQQDAAALLELQNRKIQIAPKNTGKDIIIDGVADLMHNIARCCQPVPGEGIVGYITQGRGISIHRKNCEQLADLEEAHPERIINANWGDSQSSGYTLTLRLIADDRNGLLKDITTVLSNEKVNLLGVNSQTNTKTLTATIDLSLEVQNNKEINKLLVKLKQLKDVSDARRI